A region of Catenibacterium mitsuokai DNA encodes the following proteins:
- a CDS encoding PolC-type DNA polymerase III — MNKLSILLQQLHIEMNQAFSHADITRVVVHNDSRYTFYISSPELMPLSNVKALKEAQHLFPYPCEFLFETTLNHFKKEDVIEYSEYIMHSLLGNVPEMQGMTKEDLDLKGDVLTLHTVNHIQCDSIKTQLPEMRSLLSGFGIDIDLRAEVDKDNHDYQQTIAKMEENKGVHIDSSALEKYNEAMNEAPAPSYSKPAGNYKRYKKEYVMTQISQLDNTMREVTVQGYCFQEETTQVKSGKHIQTLLVTDYSDSIMIKRFENKNRNTLEEMQQLKKGDKWIRAKGTFEYDSFAREQVIIATEIEIIPAPKARMDKAEKKRVELHCHSNMSTMDGIASVGSYIKRASEWGMKAIAVTDHGNVQSFPDAQAAAGDKLKMIYGIEMNMIDTHFDCVFNANGLKLNDLTYVSFDLETTGLSQIDDYITEIGAVKIKNGLEVGRLQTFIKSPKPISKKITELTSITNEDIRNAPTIEEFMPRLMEFFGDDLLIAHNGRFDIGMLDKALERMGKSPISNPWIDTLPLSRRLIPLQRSYRLGAVCRFYHIPYDTEAAHRADYDAEVLSHSFNVMLQDLIKKGFKTIDEVNDIEIEESYKHAFPYHMCVLAKTPEGLKNMFRLVSIANTKYFHQCDRIPRSELEFYREGLLFGSGCVNSKVFEIASTRDEEELREEIKFYDYIEIQPLEDAMYLVDRGKYESIDDIERIYKRIIKIAKEEKKLICATGDVHFLDKRDKVYREVFITNSKIQINGKPHPLLVRNNPRALTPDVYLRTTDEMLECFPYLSDEETYEYVVTNTNKVADMIGDDIIVTKEGLYPPSIENVDVKLRELCHKNAHATYGEVLPEIVSARLEKELSNIIKHGFAVIYFIASELVRVSNEAGYLVGSRGSVGSSFVATMAGISEVNPLAPHYICPHCKHNEFLDEGVISDGYDLPDKNCPVCGHKMKGEGHNIPFETFLGFNADKVPDIDLNFSGEYQPKAHAYTKTIFGEDHVFRAGTISTVAEKTAYGYAKAYAENLGLEDNIRSAELQRLANGCTGVKRTTGQHPGGIIVIPNDMEVFDFTPYQYPADDVNAEWRTTHFDFHKIHDNVLKFDILGHVDPTVIRMLQDMTGVDPKSIPTNDQKVMSLFNSSKALGCDLSFLNCKTGALGLPEFGTKFVRGMLEQTHPTCFNELVIISGLSHGTDVYLGNAETLIKSGTCTLQEVIGCRDDIMVYLIEKGLPNKDAFDIMECVRKGKSPKVFPQKGYVELMKKHNVPQWYIDSCLKIKYMFPKAHAVAYVLSAIRVAWWKLYYPREYYAVYFTTRCDFYDIETLIAGKEAVFDKYQECLKLKAEHKASNKEEGLITVFEVALEMFERGLKFSKISLEQSDSRKFICNPDDPTAIIPPFTSIDGLGDAVGDSVVEARKERPFTSIEDIKKRTRLSGTHIETLQKMGVLNGFSESDQLTIFDL, encoded by the coding sequence ATGAACAAATTAAGTATTTTATTACAACAATTACATATAGAAATGAATCAGGCTTTTTCTCATGCTGATATTACAAGAGTTGTAGTCCATAATGATAGCCGTTATACCTTTTATATTAGTTCACCTGAATTAATGCCCCTTAGTAATGTGAAGGCTTTAAAAGAAGCCCAGCACTTATTTCCTTATCCATGTGAATTTCTATTTGAAACAACATTAAATCATTTTAAAAAGGAAGATGTAATTGAATATAGTGAGTATATTATGCATTCACTACTAGGAAATGTACCAGAAATGCAGGGGATGACTAAAGAAGATTTAGATTTAAAGGGTGATGTTTTAACTTTGCATACTGTTAATCATATTCAATGTGATTCAATTAAGACACAGCTTCCTGAAATGCGTTCTTTACTATCAGGATTTGGTATTGATATTGATCTAAGAGCTGAGGTAGATAAAGACAATCATGACTATCAGCAGACGATTGCAAAGATGGAAGAAAACAAAGGGGTGCATATTGATTCAAGTGCTTTAGAAAAATACAATGAAGCAATGAATGAAGCACCTGCACCTTCATATTCTAAGCCAGCAGGTAACTATAAACGTTATAAGAAAGAATATGTAATGACTCAGATCAGTCAGTTAGATAACACCATGCGTGAAGTGACTGTACAGGGGTATTGTTTCCAGGAAGAGACAACACAGGTGAAAAGCGGTAAACACATCCAGACACTTCTTGTGACTGACTATTCTGATAGTATTATGATTAAGAGATTTGAAAATAAGAATCGTAATACACTAGAAGAAATGCAGCAATTGAAAAAAGGTGATAAATGGATTCGTGCTAAAGGTACTTTTGAATATGATAGCTTTGCACGAGAACAGGTTATTATTGCGACTGAGATAGAAATTATTCCAGCTCCTAAAGCACGCATGGATAAAGCAGAGAAGAAGCGTGTAGAACTTCATTGTCATTCTAATATGTCTACCATGGATGGTATCGCAAGTGTTGGCTCTTATATAAAAAGAGCCAGTGAATGGGGTATGAAAGCTATTGCTGTTACTGATCATGGTAATGTACAATCATTCCCTGATGCCCAGGCGGCTGCAGGAGATAAATTAAAGATGATCTATGGCATTGAAATGAATATGATTGATACACATTTTGATTGTGTATTCAACGCAAATGGTTTAAAGCTCAATGATTTGACTTATGTTTCTTTCGACTTAGAAACTACAGGTTTATCTCAGATTGATGACTATATTACTGAAATAGGTGCTGTTAAGATAAAGAATGGTTTAGAGGTAGGAAGATTACAGACATTTATTAAATCTCCTAAACCTATTTCTAAGAAGATTACAGAACTAACATCTATTACTAATGAAGATATTAGAAATGCTCCTACAATTGAAGAGTTCATGCCTCGTTTGATGGAGTTCTTTGGAGATGATCTATTAATTGCACATAATGGACGTTTTGATATTGGTATGCTTGATAAAGCTTTGGAACGTATGGGAAAAAGTCCTATTAGTAATCCTTGGATTGATACATTACCTCTTTCTAGACGTTTGATTCCATTACAGCGTTCTTATCGACTAGGTGCTGTCTGTCGTTTTTATCATATTCCTTATGATACAGAAGCAGCCCATCGTGCGGACTATGATGCTGAAGTATTAAGCCATTCTTTTAATGTCATGCTTCAGGATTTGATTAAAAAGGGATTTAAAACAATAGATGAAGTCAATGATATAGAAATTGAAGAAAGCTATAAACATGCTTTCCCTTATCATATGTGTGTTCTTGCGAAGACACCAGAGGGATTAAAAAACATGTTTAGACTTGTTTCTATTGCGAATACAAAGTATTTCCATCAATGTGATCGTATTCCAAGAAGTGAACTTGAATTTTATCGTGAGGGACTTCTTTTTGGTAGTGGCTGTGTCAATTCAAAAGTATTTGAAATAGCTTCTACAAGAGATGAAGAAGAATTAAGAGAAGAAATTAAATTCTATGATTATATTGAAATACAGCCTTTAGAAGATGCTATGTATCTTGTCGATCGTGGTAAATATGAATCCATTGATGATATAGAAAGAATATATAAGCGTATTATCAAAATTGCGAAGGAAGAAAAGAAACTTATCTGTGCAACAGGTGATGTTCACTTTCTAGATAAGAGAGATAAGGTCTACCGTGAAGTCTTCATTACTAACTCCAAGATTCAGATTAATGGTAAGCCTCATCCGCTTCTTGTGAGAAATAATCCACGTGCTTTAACACCAGATGTTTACTTAAGAACGACAGATGAAATGTTGGAATGCTTCCCTTATTTAAGTGATGAAGAAACATATGAATATGTTGTCACGAATACTAATAAGGTTGCTGATATGATTGGTGACGATATTATTGTCACTAAAGAAGGACTATATCCTCCTTCTATTGAGAATGTAGATGTGAAGTTAAGAGAATTATGTCATAAGAATGCACATGCAACTTATGGTGAAGTCTTACCTGAAATTGTGTCAGCAAGACTTGAAAAAGAGTTGTCCAATATCATCAAGCACGGATTCGCCGTTATTTATTTTATCGCTTCAGAACTTGTAAGAGTATCTAATGAAGCAGGTTACCTTGTAGGGTCTCGAGGTTCTGTAGGGTCATCATTCGTTGCCACTATGGCGGGAATTTCAGAAGTTAATCCATTGGCGCCTCATTATATCTGTCCACATTGTAAACATAATGAATTCTTAGATGAAGGTGTTATTTCAGATGGTTATGATTTACCTGATAAGAACTGCCCAGTATGTGGACATAAGATGAAGGGTGAAGGACATAACATTCCATTCGAAACATTCTTAGGATTCAATGCCGATAAGGTTCCAGATATTGACTTAAACTTCTCTGGTGAGTATCAGCCTAAGGCGCATGCCTATACAAAGACAATTTTTGGTGAAGACCATGTCTTTAGAGCAGGTACTATCTCTACTGTTGCAGAAAAGACAGCCTATGGATATGCCAAGGCATATGCGGAGAATTTAGGTTTAGAAGATAATATTCGTAGTGCTGAGTTACAAAGATTAGCCAATGGATGTACAGGTGTTAAACGTACAACTGGTCAGCATCCGGGTGGTATTATCGTTATTCCAAATGATATGGAAGTATTTGACTTTACACCTTATCAGTATCCAGCAGATGATGTGAATGCGGAATGGCGTACAACTCACTTCGATTTCCATAAGATTCATGATAACGTATTAAAATTTGATATCTTGGGACATGTCGATCCAACTGTTATTCGTATGCTTCAGGATATGACAGGTGTAGATCCAAAGTCTATTCCTACAAATGATCAAAAGGTTATGAGCTTATTTAATAGTTCCAAAGCATTGGGCTGTGATTTATCATTCCTTAACTGTAAGACAGGTGCCTTAGGATTACCAGAGTTTGGTACGAAGTTTGTTCGTGGCATGCTTGAACAGACGCACCCAACTTGCTTTAATGAACTTGTCATCATTTCAGGCTTGTCTCATGGAACCGATGTTTATCTAGGTAATGCAGAAACATTAATCAAGTCTGGAACTTGTACATTACAAGAAGTTATTGGATGTCGTGATGATATTATGGTGTATTTAATAGAAAAAGGACTTCCTAACAAGGATGCCTTTGATATCATGGAATGTGTACGTAAAGGAAAATCACCAAAAGTATTCCCTCAAAAGGGTTATGTTGAATTAATGAAGAAGCATAATGTGCCACAGTGGTATATTGATTCATGCTTGAAAATCAAGTACATGTTCCCTAAAGCCCATGCCGTTGCTTATGTATTAAGTGCCATACGTGTGGCATGGTGGAAATTGTATTATCCAAGAGAATATTATGCTGTTTATTTTACAACACGATGTGATTTCTATGATATCGAAACATTGATTGCAGGAAAAGAAGCTGTTTTTGATAAATATCAGGAATGTTTGAAATTAAAGGCAGAACATAAAGCATCTAACAAAGAAGAAGGCTTGATTACTGTCTTTGAAGTTGCACTAGAAATGTTTGAAAGAGGATTGAAGTTCAGCAAGATTTCTCTTGAACAATCTGATTCAAGAAAGTTTATTTGTAATCCTGATGATCCGACTGCTATTATTCCTCCATTTACATCTATTGATGGACTAGGGGATGCAGTAGGAGATTCAGTTGTAGAAGCAAGAAAAGAGAGACCTTTCACTTCTATTGAAGATATTAAAAAGAGAACACGTCTTTCAGGAACGCATATTGAGACATTACAGAAGATGGGTGTTTTAAATGGTTTTTCTGAAAGTGATCAGTTAACAATCTTTGATCTATAA
- a CDS encoding M50 family metallopeptidase, giving the protein MQTLIDILVFLLILTGIIVIHELGHFITAKFFKVYCGAFSIGMGPKIFGKKGKETEFQIRALPVGGFVSMAGEADQEDNEEFKDFPLDRTLKGKKTYQKIIIMLAGVFMNFMLALVIMLSANLTGGQINVNHCEVGSLVENGSATKYGFKKGDVITNIECKQTGVSYAVASYEDLHNDMTKKALKIESKNATLDITVRRGRDSIVIKTVTPYNEEQGRYVLGFMQVTRRMSVTEALSYTSKQLCEMSTAIFSALGQLVVNFAATIKQLSGPVGIYKVTSQVRESGSITTLLYLVAMLSVNIGILNLLPIPGLDGYQAILSLIEGIIHREVPGKVKYALQVLGFALVFGLMIAVTYQDLLRLFQ; this is encoded by the coding sequence ATGCAGACTTTAATTGATATACTCGTATTCCTGCTTATTCTTACAGGAATTATTGTAATACATGAATTAGGACACTTTATTACAGCTAAATTCTTTAAGGTTTATTGTGGTGCATTTAGTATTGGGATGGGTCCAAAAATTTTTGGTAAAAAAGGAAAAGAAACAGAATTTCAGATTCGTGCTTTGCCAGTAGGTGGATTTGTATCCATGGCAGGAGAAGCAGATCAAGAAGATAATGAAGAATTTAAGGATTTTCCATTAGATCGTACATTAAAGGGCAAGAAGACTTATCAGAAGATTATTATTATGCTTGCAGGTGTCTTCATGAACTTTATGCTTGCGCTTGTTATCATGTTATCTGCAAACCTTACAGGCGGACAGATCAACGTAAATCACTGTGAAGTAGGTTCACTTGTAGAAAATGGTTCTGCAACGAAGTATGGCTTTAAAAAAGGTGATGTCATCACTAATATAGAATGTAAACAGACAGGTGTTTCTTATGCAGTGGCAAGTTATGAAGACCTTCATAATGATATGACTAAGAAGGCATTAAAGATAGAATCTAAAAATGCGACATTGGATATTACTGTTAGACGAGGTAGAGATAGTATCGTTATTAAAACTGTAACACCTTATAATGAAGAACAAGGACGCTATGTGCTTGGCTTCATGCAGGTAACTCGAAGAATGAGTGTGACTGAAGCATTAAGTTATACATCTAAACAATTATGTGAGATGTCTACTGCAATTTTCAGTGCGCTTGGACAGCTTGTAGTTAACTTTGCAGCTACTATTAAGCAGCTATCTGGTCCAGTTGGTATTTATAAAGTGACTTCACAAGTGAGAGAATCTGGTTCAATTACGACACTTCTTTATCTAGTGGCTATGTTATCTGTGAATATTGGTATCTTAAATCTATTGCCTATTCCAGGTTTAGATGGATATCAGGCCATTCTTTCACTTATTGAAGGTATTATTCATAGGGAAGTTCCTGGGAAAGTGAAATATGCATTGCAGGTGCTTGGTTTTGCACTTGTATTCGGTCTCATGATTGCAGTAACTTATCAGGATCTGCTGCGATTATTCCAGTAA
- a CDS encoding 1-deoxy-D-xylulose-5-phosphate reductoisomerase, whose product MKNITVLGVTGSIGTQTIDVVLGHPDEFKIVAMSAGHNIKKLEEIMSQLPVAHICVLEQADYDYLTEKYPDRHFYLGQEGLIQISTLEETEIVLNAIVGFAGLLPTIEAIKASKDIALANKETLVVAGHIIIPLAKEYNIQLLPVDSEHSAIFQSMHGEYPREISKILLTCSGGSFRDKSLNELKDATVEQALNHPNWSMGAKITIDSATLVNKGLEVMEAKWLFDVDYDDIEVLIHPESVVHSMIECTDTAVIGQLGTPDMRLPIQYALTYPHRIPLMNSKRLSLSDIGTLHFYKPDTERFKALPLAYRAGRAGGSMPCVFNGANEEANQLFRDGKIKFLEIVDLIEDAMNAHNVVENPTLDELIKIDADARAFVRKRVGL is encoded by the coding sequence ATGAAAAATATTACAGTACTTGGTGTTACAGGTTCTATTGGAACACAGACAATAGATGTTGTATTGGGACATCCAGATGAATTCAAGATTGTGGCCATGTCAGCGGGTCATAATATCAAGAAATTAGAAGAAATCATGAGTCAGCTTCCTGTCGCACATATCTGCGTACTAGAACAGGCAGATTATGATTATCTAACTGAAAAATATCCAGATCGTCATTTCTATCTAGGACAGGAAGGATTAATTCAAATCAGCACATTAGAAGAAACTGAAATCGTTCTTAATGCGATTGTTGGATTTGCTGGACTATTACCAACTATTGAGGCAATTAAGGCGAGTAAAGATATAGCACTTGCTAACAAAGAAACTTTAGTTGTTGCAGGTCATATTATTATTCCTCTTGCAAAAGAATACAATATTCAATTATTACCAGTAGATAGTGAACATAGTGCTATTTTCCAGTCAATGCATGGAGAATACCCAAGAGAGATTTCTAAAATTCTTTTAACATGCAGTGGTGGAAGTTTTAGAGATAAGTCTTTAAATGAACTGAAAGATGCGACTGTTGAACAAGCTTTAAATCATCCTAACTGGAGCATGGGTGCTAAAATTACCATTGATAGTGCGACTTTAGTTAATAAAGGATTAGAAGTCATGGAAGCGAAATGGCTTTTTGATGTAGATTATGATGATATTGAAGTTTTAATTCATCCTGAAAGTGTGGTTCATTCTATGATTGAATGTACAGATACAGCTGTGATTGGTCAGTTAGGTACGCCAGATATGCGTCTACCTATTCAATATGCACTGACATATCCTCATAGAATACCTTTAATGAATAGTAAAAGACTTTCTTTGTCAGATATAGGAACACTTCATTTTTATAAACCTGATACTGAAAGATTTAAAGCATTACCTCTTGCCTATCGTGCAGGAAGAGCGGGTGGAAGTATGCCTTGTGTATTCAATGGTGCCAATGAAGAAGCCAATCAGTTATTCCGCGATGGAAAGATTAAGTTCTTAGAAATTGTAGATTTGATTGAAGATGCAATGAATGCACATAATGTTGTAGAAAATCCAACTCTTGATGAATTAATTAAGATAGATGCAGATGCAAGAGCTTTTGTAAGAAAGAGGGTAGGTTTATAA
- a CDS encoding phosphatidate cytidylyltransferase, producing the protein MKQRIITAIVLVALFLPCVIVSGIPFKILMAFIGVMATYELLSITKEPKPHFYLYIVLGAYILGSLFFSKGLLVSNMFIVIYMVVLLTCGIFDAGMPFLRISYYFTSATLVALGLHAIYYFRTALDLRYVIFLALATLGADTFAYFVGRAIGKHKLNPRLSPKKTIEGSIGGIVCGGLLALAYAYFVHIPYPLTHLALMSFVLATTGQIGDLTFSSIKRTFEVKDYSQIFPGHGGVLDRFDSIIFNSMILGFLLTLL; encoded by the coding sequence ATGAAACAAAGAATCATAACAGCGATTGTTTTAGTTGCACTTTTTTTACCATGCGTTATTGTAAGTGGTATACCTTTTAAAATTCTCATGGCTTTTATTGGAGTAATGGCCACATATGAATTACTATCTATTACAAAAGAACCTAAACCTCATTTTTATTTATATATTGTATTAGGTGCTTATATTTTAGGATCATTATTCTTTTCAAAAGGATTACTTGTTTCTAATATGTTTATTGTAATCTATATGGTTGTATTATTAACTTGTGGAATTTTTGATGCAGGTATGCCTTTTTTAAGAATTTCCTATTATTTCACAAGTGCTACTTTAGTTGCCCTTGGTCTTCATGCTATTTATTATTTTAGAACAGCTCTTGATCTAAGATATGTCATCTTCTTAGCACTTGCAACTCTTGGAGCTGATACATTTGCTTATTTTGTTGGTCGTGCGATTGGTAAACATAAATTAAATCCACGTCTTTCACCTAAGAAAACTATTGAGGGTTCTATTGGTGGTATTGTATGTGGTGGATTATTAGCTCTTGCTTATGCTTATTTTGTACATATTCCTTACCCATTGACTCATCTTGCTTTAATGAGCTTTGTGCTTGCAACAACTGGACAGATTGGCGATTTAACATTCAGCTCTATCAAGAGAACTTTCGAAGTAAAAGACTATTCTCAGATTTTCCCTGGTCATGGTGGGGTATTGGATCGTTTTGATTCAATTATCTTTAACTCCATGATTCTAGGATTTCTACTTACATTACTCTAA
- a CDS encoding isoprenyl transferase, with product MLFKRKEKYTLDMDRIPAHIAFIMDGNGRWAKKRKMPRTYGHHEGTKTIRNLALEANNLGVKAMTVYAFSTENFKREQSEVDYIFKLPKEFFSLYFQELMDNNVRIMTIGHLELAPKETQDIINDAITKTKDNTGLKLVFAFIYGGRDEIVEATKAICEEYKEGKVSLDNITEDYFESHLMTKELPPVDLMIRSSGECRLSNFLLWQLSYAEFIFDEAYWPDFNAEKLHECIWKYQNRDRRYGGVKK from the coding sequence ATGCTTTTTAAAAGAAAAGAAAAATATACATTAGATATGGATCGCATCCCGGCACATATCGCATTTATTATGGATGGAAATGGAAGATGGGCTAAAAAGAGAAAAATGCCTAGAACATATGGCCATCATGAAGGAACTAAAACAATAAGAAATCTTGCTTTAGAAGCGAATAACTTAGGTGTAAAAGCCATGACTGTTTATGCTTTTTCGACTGAAAACTTCAAGAGAGAACAGAGTGAAGTAGATTATATCTTTAAGTTGCCTAAAGAATTCTTCTCTCTTTATTTTCAGGAATTAATGGATAATAATGTTCGTATTATGACAATAGGTCATTTAGAACTAGCTCCAAAGGAAACGCAGGATATTATTAATGATGCAATCACAAAGACTAAAGATAATACAGGATTAAAACTTGTCTTTGCATTCATCTATGGTGGTCGTGATGAAATTGTTGAAGCTACGAAAGCAATTTGCGAAGAATATAAAGAAGGAAAAGTGAGCCTGGATAATATTACAGAAGATTATTTTGAGTCACATCTAATGACTAAAGAATTACCACCTGTTGATTTAATGATTCGTTCAAGTGGTGAGTGTCGTTTATCTAACTTCTTATTATGGCAGCTTAGTTATGCTGAATTTATTTTTGATGAAGCATACTGGCCTGATTTTAATGCGGAAAAATTACATGAATGCATCTGGAAGTATCAGAACAGAGATCGTCGTTATGGAGGCGTAAAAAAATGA
- the frr gene encoding ribosome recycling factor, producing the protein MVELVLEEAKEKMEKSVEAFSNELVNIRTGRANPSMLDRVMVEYYGSPTPLNQVAGISVVEGRQLVIKPYDKNSMKDIEHGIYQADLGLTPQNDGTVIRIVIPPLTEERRKEMVKQVNKLAEEAKVALRNIRRNANTDVEKTGETEDEVKAGKEDVQDLTNEFVKKIDQIAKEKEKDLMTV; encoded by the coding sequence ATGGTAGAATTAGTACTTGAAGAAGCAAAAGAAAAGATGGAGAAATCTGTAGAAGCTTTCTCTAATGAATTAGTTAATATTAGAACTGGACGTGCTAACCCAAGCATGCTTGATAGAGTTATGGTTGAATATTATGGTTCACCAACTCCTTTAAATCAGGTAGCAGGTATCTCAGTTGTAGAAGGTCGTCAGTTAGTAATCAAGCCTTATGATAAGAATTCTATGAAGGATATTGAACATGGTATTTATCAGGCTGATTTAGGTTTAACTCCACAGAACGATGGAACTGTAATTCGTATCGTTATTCCACCTCTAACTGAAGAAAGAAGAAAAGAAATGGTTAAGCAGGTGAATAAACTTGCTGAAGAAGCTAAGGTTGCTTTAAGAAATATCAGAAGAAATGCAAATACTGATGTTGAAAAAACTGGCGAAACTGAAGATGAAGTAAAAGCAGGTAAGGAAGATGTTCAGGATTTAACAAATGAATTTGTTAAGAAGATTGACCAGATTGCTAAAGAAAAGGAAAAGGATTTAATGACAGTTTAA
- the pyrH gene encoding UMP kinase — translation MNYKRVLLKISGEALAGDQGFGINPIVVKDIAEQIKDAKDLGVEIAIVCGGGNIWRGKTGADMGMERASADYMGMLATVMNGLALQNALESIGLETRVMTAIDMKEVAEPYIRRRAVRHLEKGRIVIFSAGTGSPYFTTDTTAALRAAEIHADVILMAKNGVDGVYSADPKLDPNAVKFDKLTYLDVLNKDLKIMDQTAITLCKDNNIDLSVFNMQKEGNIALACKQEVAGTIISKGE, via the coding sequence ATGAATTATAAAAGAGTTTTATTAAAAATAAGTGGTGAAGCTTTGGCTGGTGATCAGGGCTTTGGCATTAATCCTATTGTAGTTAAAGATATCGCAGAACAGATCAAGGATGCAAAAGATCTTGGTGTTGAAATTGCGATTGTTTGTGGTGGCGGTAATATCTGGAGAGGTAAGACTGGTGCTGATATGGGTATGGAAAGAGCAAGCGCTGATTACATGGGTATGCTTGCAACTGTTATGAATGGTCTTGCATTACAGAATGCTTTAGAATCAATTGGTCTTGAAACACGTGTTATGACTGCAATTGATATGAAGGAAGTTGCTGAACCATATATCAGAAGAAGAGCTGTACGTCATCTTGAAAAAGGTCGTATTGTTATTTTCTCAGCTGGAACTGGTAGCCCATATTTCACAACTGATACTACAGCTGCATTAAGAGCTGCTGAAATTCATGCAGATGTTATCTTGATGGCTAAGAATGGTGTAGATGGTGTTTATTCAGCTGACCCTAAGTTAGATCCAAATGCTGTTAAGTTTGACAAGTTAACTTATTTAGATGTTCTTAATAAAGATTTAAAGATCATGGATCAGACAGCTATTACTTTATGTAAAGACAATAACATTGATTTAAGTGTATTTAATATGCAGAAAGAAGGAAATATTGCGCTTGCATGTAAACAGGAAGTAGCTGGCACAATTATTTCAAAGGGAGAATAA
- a CDS encoding uracil-xanthine permease family protein, giving the protein MSKDQTSMSEELFKIDGKPSTSQALPLALQHVVAMVVGCVAPAIIISGVAGLSASDSVILIQAALTMSAISTLFQVFPLLRGKKFSIGSGLPVIMGISFAYLPTMQAIAGEFDIATILGAQIAGGIVAVIVGIFVKKIRKFFPPLITGTVVFSIGLSLYPTAINYMAGGAASKSYGSWQNWLIAFITLAVVTFLNHYGKGIFKLASILIGIIVGYIIALCFHMVDFSAVANASWFALPQFMHFGVKFNPAACIAIGVLFAINSIQAIGDFSATTTGGMDRMPTDEELNGGIVAYGLTNIFCALFGGLPTATYSQNVGIVGSTKVVSKKVFGLAAGIILIAGLIPKFSSLLTTIPYCVLGGATVSVFASIAMTGIKLIASHPMDFRNTTVVGLAVALGMGVTQANAALATFPSWVTTIFGKSPVVLATITAIILNLILPKNSNS; this is encoded by the coding sequence ATGAGTAAAGATCAAACTAGTATGTCTGAAGAACTTTTCAAAATTGATGGAAAGCCTTCTACATCACAAGCTTTACCTTTAGCACTTCAGCACGTTGTGGCAATGGTTGTCGGATGTGTTGCACCTGCTATTATTATTTCAGGAGTTGCTGGACTTTCAGCAAGTGATTCAGTTATTCTGATTCAGGCTGCATTAACTATGTCTGCAATCTCTACATTATTTCAGGTTTTTCCACTATTAAGAGGAAAGAAGTTTTCTATTGGATCAGGTTTACCTGTTATTATGGGAATTAGTTTTGCTTATTTGCCTACTATGCAGGCTATTGCTGGTGAATTTGATATTGCCACTATCTTAGGTGCACAGATTGCTGGTGGTATTGTTGCGGTTATTGTAGGTATATTTGTAAAAAAGATTAGAAAGTTCTTCCCACCACTTATTACTGGTACAGTTGTATTCTCAATCGGGTTATCATTGTATCCTACAGCTATTAATTATATGGCTGGTGGTGCGGCTTCTAAGTCTTATGGTTCTTGGCAGAACTGGCTTATTGCGTTTATAACATTAGCTGTTGTTACTTTCTTGAACCATTATGGTAAGGGAATTTTCAAACTTGCATCTATCTTAATTGGTATTATTGTTGGCTATATTATTGCTTTATGCTTTCATATGGTGGATTTCTCAGCTGTTGCAAATGCATCTTGGTTTGCTTTACCACAATTTATGCATTTTGGTGTTAAATTTAATCCAGCAGCCTGTATTGCTATAGGAGTATTATTCGCTATTAACTCTATTCAGGCTATTGGTGATTTCTCTGCGACTACTACAGGTGGTATGGACCGTATGCCTACAGATGAAGAATTAAATGGTGGTATTGTTGCTTATGGTTTAACTAATATCTTCTGTGCTTTATTTGGTGGGTTACCAACTGCTACTTATAGTCAGAACGTTGGTATCGTTGGTTCTACAAAAGTTGTTTCTAAGAAGGTATTTGGACTTGCTGCAGGTATTATTTTAATTGCTGGCCTTATTCCTAAGTTCTCATCACTTCTAACTACAATCCCTTATTGTGTACTTGGTGGTGCGACTGTATCTGTATTCGCTTCTATTGCAATGACAGGTATTAAACTTATTGCATCTCATCCTATGGATTTCAGAAACACAACAGTTGTTGGGTTAGCTGTTGCTTTAGGTATGGGTGTTACTCAAGCGAATGCAGCACTTGCTACATTCCCATCTTGGGTTACAACTATCTTTGGTAAATCTCCAGTTGTACTTGCGACTATTACTGCAATTATATTAAATTTAATCTTACCAAAGAATAGTAATTCATAG